The Scleropages formosus chromosome 3, fSclFor1.1, whole genome shotgun sequence genome contains the following window.
tcAATTTacggtaaggaccttgctcaggggtactatagcaggaggtggaaccTAAACCTGAGTCCATCCAATGGAAGCCATCTcctctagccactacgccccctactGCCCGTGCTTATTATTATGCTcaatgttgttattattacgCGACAAGAGCGGCACGGAACTGAAATTGTTCCCTCTATCTGTAGCCCAGCTGGTTTTGCCTTTGTTTTGCAGtaatttggaaaaatgtgtttggccACTTGTTTTTCACTTCAGTGACTTCTGTGCCAGGTTTTAAAGAGGAAATGACTTAAGAGGGTGTTTATGTGAAGTTTGACAGAAAACATCCTCATTCCTCTGCATGCCGTTTCTCAATGGGAAAAACCTGCTGGTGTGTTTGCTATTAATGGGCGCTCGTTtgcgccccccacccccacgccctCCCGGCACTTCCTGGATCGAGTACAACACCCATAAAGTGGCCGTTCGGATCCAATCAGTCGCGGCGCAGGAGATTTTGCAAGGATTTTGTTTACACtgctaaaaattaaaatgacactaTCGTTGCTAGCCGTCGACATATATATCCCCCAGCAAATCCgctttgaaataatttaaatctaTATAAGTATTATTACTTGTCTCCCAGAGGGGGCCCAGCAATACCCGTTTTACCGGGAAACCAGCACAGCACTCGATCAATTAAGTTAAGATCCaatgaagaatgaatgaatgaatgaatcaagaATTAatgaattgtttaattttactgcGTTTTTCGATCAGCgctgtaacaaaacaaaatgaacttaTAATGATCCAGACTTCAGggctcagtatgtgtgtgttaagaTGTCTGGAATTAAGGCGATTTATGTATGAATCACTACGTGTGCAagtcagggtcgcggtggctcCGAGCCTATCCcgaagcacagggcgcaaggctgggaaGGTACCGACCAACTGCACACCTGGACTGGACAGGCGCGCGCCCAccgcagggtaaccacacattGCCGGCTATTTCAGTCATCAgtaaacctgaaacacatgtctttggactgtgggaaaaaaaaaaacccattccGACGCGGGCAGAACAGAACACTGCAGACTCACTGAGCCGCATCCGAACAGCCATCacgacccgctgcgccaccgtgccacccgtgTGCGTATGACTCGAAAGGGAAAGTGTTGGTCCAGCGCTCATCGGAGAAACGCACCGTTAACCAGACCTGATGCTGATGACACGGAACTGGTTAAACTGTGGAATTCGTGAAACTTGATTTAAATCACACTCCGTCATATGAATAATCTGAAGGGTCGAATCAATGAGTCGATGCTATATTTAAATACTAGCCTCCACGTTGTTAAATCTTTTAAGACTGCACTGtttgaaagctttttttaatcTGCAAAGCACTAGACTAGTAAACGAATGGAGACCTCGGGAGTAACGTGCAGTTACATGGTTCTGATACATTATgtgaaagcaaataaatgtccATCATCAGAAATACCGGATTTTACTTGTAACCAAATACTGACAATATCTTGTTATCGACGCCAATCCTCTccggtgaaaaaaaaaatatatatttcacgGATGTTTCCAGTCAGGGAGCATTAGAGTTCAAATTTTGGGAAATCACCCTCAGCGTTCAAAAGGCGCGCGACCCCGCGGGCTTCGACACCACGACAGCCCGGAAACATGGGAATCCTTCGCTTGCAAATCATTCGACCGCGTCTGTTTTTACCGTGagaattttccattttccttcttttctctaTTACTTGAAAGGAAAATGATGACTTGTGAGGTAACTCTCTCCACGTTCACGAGCTAAGCCACCATTCGGGATAATTAAGGCTTTGATCCAAAAATAGTCACTATAAAAAGTGCGCTTTCCGCAGAAGATGACGGGTCCACGCCTTTGGAATAGGTTTGTGCGCTACTGCGATCTCATGTACAATAGCCTGATATTCTTTCGGCGAAAAGGGATCGAGGTTTGCAGTGCCGAGTGCTGACAGTCCGGAAACGTTTATGTTTTTCCAGAGCATTCGAATATATTAAATGGGCTACAATctttcttgttcattttttttctgtggttttggTGTAATATTAACTCTTTCAAAAAGTTAAACTTGTACATCCTATTTGTCTCGAattaagaacatttaaaaatcacaaataatatattgttttaaatgtgaatcCCCTAATACCGGATGGCGCGAGGGATTCCTTCTGCAtatgtttttattactgtaaGTGTAATAATCTTTAGGAATGGCTAATGACCGAAAGAGCAAACGTCGTTCCACaatcaattatatattttagcTGCACTTACTTAGGAGGGAAATAGTTccgttactttttttttttttaaaaataatgtttgtttaatgttgtTCATTCATACTTTAAtatgtgatacaaataaagccgAAATAGATTATTTCCAAGATGTATCGTTGATAACTCAGTGAGGGAACATCGAAAGTTATGCTCCAGAAGGCTGTAGAATCATCATGTGCTGGAATCGAATTATATGTGAATATTATCATGCCActaaggttgttttttttaaagtttatgtTTGTTCTTAACGTGTTACTTATAGCCGAGACGTCTCGAGACGTGTTACCCGTGGTCCGTTATCCCATCGGGGTATCAGTACGGTTCCCATACAGCTGCGTCTTGTTATTCTGTGTCGGAACACCGTCcgcttgctgtgtgtgtgatctggcagtgaagtgtgtgtgtgcagtgtgtgtgcagagtGTGTGCAGAGTGACATCATGGTCACCTGATCTCGGTACAGTCACAGCACACACCGTATTCCTCCACACACACCGCCGTCCTGGGAGGAGCGCGGCGATCCGAAGCCAGCCAGGGCGAGAACCTCGTCGTTCCTCTTCTTCGGCTAGTTTCTCCAAGAAAACGTCTGCGTGGACGTGACTGCGGAGTTCAGAGCAGACAAGTTCGAACTCATTTGCAGTGGGAAGGGGGGCTCTGCGCATTTCTGCCGGCTGCgttcttcttcttgtcctttccttttccttgggAATGCCATGATGGGGGACTAGAACCGATTCCATGTAACTAGCGCCGGATCGTCTCCGCGCCGCTCCGTGTCTCTTCCCCCGGGCGCTCTCCTCCACGTGGGGAAACGTGGTGAACGAGCATGACTTTGGACGGGGAATCGAACGAGGAGCTCCACATCGACGTGGTGGGGGACGGAATGAAGGACAGCCGCATCATGTCGCATCTCCTGCCGCTACCTTTGCCTTTGGAGGACACGGGTATTGGGTCCAGACCCAGCGGGACGGCGATCCCAGAGGCGAAGCCGGGCAAAGAGGATGAGCGTGAGGGCAGCGGTGCCGCCtgcgagcagcagcagcagcagcagcagcaggagcaggctgCCCCGGTGAAGCCGCCCTACTCGTACATCGCCCTCATCACCATGGCCATCCTGCAGAGCCCCGAGAAGCGACTCACCCTCAGCGAGATCTGCCACTTCATCAGCCGCCGCTTCGCCTACTACCGCGACAAGTTCCCCGCGTGGCAGAACTCGATCCGCCACAACCTGTCCCTCAACGACTGCTTCGTCAAGATCCCGCGGGAGCCCGGAAACCCGGGCAAGGGCAACTACTGGACGCTGGACCCCAACTCGGCGGACATGTTCGAGAACGGCAGCTttctgaggaggaggaagcgcttcaagaggcagcagctcgCCAGCTTGCGCAAGGGGCCGCGCGTCGTGATGGAGCGCGGCGAGATGTGCTCTCCGAGCTACGCGTCCTACGCCCTGGGGGGCGGCTGCTTCCCCCTGCCGGGCCTGGATGTGTACGGCCCGGGCAGCCCGCACTACGCCCCCGTCGCACCCGTGAGCAGCATCTTGCCGGCTCTGTCCACCCTGTTCTCCAGGACAGCCCTGGTCTCCAAGGCGCTCCTTCCGTCGCACTCGCTGCTGTTCGAGTCCCCCGCCGCCCCCAGCCTCAGCTCCTCCTTGGAGATGAGCTCGCAGTTAGTGAGTCCGCGTGTCTTGGGCGCGCCGCGGTACCAGACAGCGCAGAGCACAAGGAGCGGCCAAGTGGCCGGAAGCGCGCAAGCGAGCGCTGCGTCTCTCTCGCGTCTCTCCTGTTGTTTGGTCTCAGGTAATAAATAGGCGCGTCAAAGTCGGCTTTTGGAGCGAGAGGGAAGCCTGTTCAGTCTTCTTGTGCGTAGATGATGGATTGTCGcagtgatctgtgtgtgtgtgtgtgtgttttgtctggtATCTTACTTATAGGAATTTTGTCGTACCTTTCTTAcgatttgttctttttttttatatgcatcCACGCTAATTTAAAGCTCTCCCCAGTATGGAGATTTTACGAGGAAATATTCCTATTTAATGACGTTCTTCTTTCAAGGTttggaaagaaataaagtaCGCTTTGATAATCGAAACGACGGGTACTCTCAGAGTTCTTCTttcttactctttttttttttttttccaaatggatGTGAAAGCAGGTTATTGCCAACTGGTGCAAGGTAAGCTCAGATACGTTTAACAGtgatattttgtaaataatttctaTTCTTTGCCGTCACCAGTTCATTTCGTTTAGACAGAGTCATCAAAAGTAACGGGCTGGAAAACATCAGTAATCATTAATAGCAATATTCGACCTATGGCTTCCTATGATACCAGGGTGTTTATTCAAAGGTGTTTGCTGCAAAATCActtcaaatgacaaaaaaaaaggtttataatatttttgaacatttgttGTAATTCTATGACATAATATACATTACTGAAAAGAAATTGTAGAGAAAAAAGTGTTTCCTGACACAGATGTCTAACTATCTATTTGCATGTTGACATTTATattagtgtgtgtatctgttaaTATGATGTATGGGTAAATTTTTAATTGAGATTTTAGCTGTCAATCAGTAATTTGTTTGTGGATGTGCACGTATGTCGTACAACGATTATTAATAACATAGATAATGTTTCTGATACAAATCCCAGACACGAAATCAAGGTAAGCTGCAAATTCTATTTCACATTTAGATAATATACGCACAAAAATCGAAATTTTCcgacttaataaaaaaaaaaataatgaaacaaaatttgatttttgaaaCCTCGCCGGAGGAATACATTTAAACGAAGCaaattgaatgaaaaataaacaggaatgATTAGATgatgattaaataattttattactgGAAACGTCACTGTTAAGCCGCGAACAAACTCCTGCGTTACTCTCCTTGCTGTGTTCAGTATTTCCACTGACAAATAGATAAATGAATAGTTTTCCAGCTTTTTCCACGTTAAATTTGATTTGTGTTGTCAGTCAGATGGTGTTGTTGGCATGTGAAGCTCTCAGATTCCCACGTGCTCTATAGGTGACAAGGAACAGTCTGTgacaaaagtgaagaaaatttcATTCTGGGTTTTTTTCCCACAGGATTTCACAATATTATTATCACTATTATTTCCATATGTTtcataatttgtcatttatctAATGGACAGGTGGACGATAATAATCAccgcattattattattattattattattattattattattattattattattattattattattgttgttgttgttgttgttgttttaaatattttaaataatccaGTGACCTGCTGTGACTGCAGGGCGCTGTTTGGGTTGTAACCCTGCATTTATGCTGATTCCATAATGACTCATAACGCATTTTCTCCCGTCCACTTAATTCTAAAAACTTCTtatatttgaaatgtgtttCCCAATATCATTCGGTTCGATTGTTTACATTTCGGGAAGCCACGCGCTTAACCATTTCTGTTTGAGATGTTTTGCTCATCCTGTTGGGATAGAATATCAACGATCCTGCATTCATTCGTTATTATATTAGTGAAACTGTGACATCCAATAAAAGGAAGAGTGTGTCGATGAAAATAACTTGGTTAAATACATGTGTTTGCAGTTTAATGACAGAATACCTAAATTGTCACGAGTGCCTTTTACCGTGATTTTGTTTGCATGACTGCCTAGATACTGTAAAAGGGAGTTTTCATCGTCCAGTATTGGCTGATTTTTGCTGTGAAAGCTTAGGGCTCTTTCAGATATATTTTCATGAGCAAGAAGAAGGACAGAATGAGAATGGTATGATGAGAAGCTCCCCACGTAGGAAGGTGAAAGATGCATCCTGTGCATCTTTCTAATCTTGCTCCTGGCGGGATCCTTGTCTGTTATTGTGTTgaaacacatttgctgaagaTATTTCGGAGCACCACAACATTTTGCTGGGTTTGGTGTTTACGTAGCACAttgcttttgtttccatttgtttcaGTTTACCGAATTAcaatcacacactgtctgaaaccacttgtcccgagcggggttgtggtgaaccggagcataactcaggaacacagggtgcaaggctggagggggaggggacacgccctggacgggacaccagtccgtcacaacgcacccccagcaggactcgaaccccagacccagcagagagcaggacccagccatgcccgctgcgccaccgtgccccttgCCTGAATCATAATCAAACTTAAAATTATGCGAAGAAAGAGTGAAATAAAATCACATGAATTTAGAGACGGCAATATTATGAAAAGGCACGTATGAAAGAACTGCCTTATCAGGctaggatttttttcttaaagtagTACGTTGCAGGCTGAGATCACAAGACTTGCCTCTCTCTTTACCCAGTAAGGTTTtcaccagttttgtttttcctggcAAACTCTATTCCCGTCACACTTGagagttattcatttataaatctCTCCCACAGCCAACCTCACATCACCCCCAGTCTTAGGCCATTGCCCGTTGTGTTGCCCATTGGGCCCAGTAAAACACATTACTTcagtatggttttttttttttttgaggcatTGCTGGATTTTTTCGAACGTGTGGGCGATAAAACGGAGCGTAATGTGTTTTCAGACTGggaccccccccgaccccccagaGCCGACACATGACAGAGGCATAGAGAGTGGTGGGAAATACCACCCAGGAGCAATGAACACGCACTTCAGCCATGCACTGAGAGCGAAAGAAGGAGCGAGATGGAGAAAACAGAGTACAAAGAGAGAGACGGATAAGAGGTCGAAAGAGtgaagagaaggaagagaaaactggagaaaaggGGAATGAGAAGGCAAGACTTCAAGGAGACTGAAGAGAAGGAAGAAAGGTTAGGAgggaaaggaagaagaaaagatgAAGCCAATGCATGCAATTGTTTACAGTTTAGTGCATGTGCTGCTGTCTGCATTTGAGAATTACAAATGCTTTGTCCATGTTATTGATGCCAGTAAAAGATTCTGAATTAGAGTGATGAGAGGGAGAGGCAGGAACAACAAGAGCAGCAGAGCAAGCCGGGGGGAGACGAGAACAGTGGGGAATATGGTGAGGTGCACTGGCTTTTGCTGGGATGGAGACTTGCCTGATTCTGGAAACAAAACGGACAGGATAAAGGAGGCCTTTAATGTCCATCCAGGTATTATGTAATCTTCACttagttgttgttgttcctgGCCTCATACACCGCTTTGTTCTTTCAAATCATCCTTGCCAGTGCCTCCTCCTGTGGGTGTCCACTCAGAGGGCAGAAGGAAgttttggcttttaaaaaagctttgggTTCATATCATAGGGCATGAAACATTGTGGCACCTGGTtctgatttttaattcttttcttgaaTCTCAGTGGTTACAGTGGAGGCAAAGTGTTTTGGGTAACAGTGACTGATGGTGTCCAGGTGAGACCCTCGTAGTGTTCTGGTTATAGTCTTGTGATGTCCTGATGATATCCCAGACTCATTTGTCACATGGCCTTGCATGATCtcaaatggtgaaaaaaaaaaaacgtgcaaaCCTTGCCTCCTTTGGTGGTCCTTGATGGaagtcatattttttttttcttttctttttcttttttctcctgttcATGGTGAATACAAAATTGTTCTCTAATTCTCTGCTCCTAGAGGGGGGTAATTTGTGGCTTTTGGCTGGGTGTTGCAACTCCAAATCTGAAAAAGCTGCTGCAGGAgaaatgttttctatttttgttgCTCCAGTCAGACAAATCTCAGtcgtaatgtaaaaaaaaagcccttATCTTAACATATAAAAAGAGTCGTTTTTCTTTGACAGGGATGTTTAACATGTAATTACAGGCCTCACAGagtacaaatatatattaaatgacACAAATCGTGTAACCTTGTTAAGTAACTGTGTGAGATGCAAGTATGCAAGATGCTGGAGCTTTGGGCTGTTATTTACTAGGTAACTTTTGGGAAATGTCCTTCACTCAGTGTGGGCCAAAGCTGGAAGGGTCTTTCTTGCATTAATTAACTCAGTCTTCCTTCCTGTGTGTACAACCCTCCCCAGTAAACTTGTCAGGATGCTCTAAGGGGCTATTAAGatcctgtctgtttttttactCACCCTGCACTGCATAATTAGCTGTGTCTTTCTACACTTAAATGCAGttttaggaagaaaaaaaaacacacgtaatgcatttttaacacgcgcacactgtctaaaaccacttgtcccgaggcaaaccagagcctaacaattgcaaggcaccccaagcaggactcgaaccccagacccaccagagagcaggacctggccaaactcgctgcaccaccgcgccccccccctccaaatgTCTGAAACAGTACATGtaatttttaaggaaaaatagatataataaatattactgtaGCTCTAGATGCTTGGACCAGAAAAAGGAGATCCAAAAAAGTGATGTAACTGTAAACCAACTATTCTGAAGTTAGCAAAGTCAGCCTTGATGTAGCTCTGACTCTCAGCCAGACTCTTATCATTACACGATTTTGTTATggattgttaaaatattttatatgctGCTTCAGCGCAATATAATTTGCATTGTACCGGATTCATTGGGTTTTTACTAACAAAATATAACTGTCACATTAACTGTTAACACTTGTAGGACTTTTAATGACAGTGTTACTCGGGGACCTCTCACACAGGAATACTGCGTCGCTCTTGCCGTTGAAAGTCACAGATGGAGTTTAGTGCTTCATCAATCACAAAAAGTCAAGTAGGGacatctgcgtgtgtgtgttaaggaTGGCTGTAACCTAACATAAAATGTCATCTGGGAGAGTGTGCAGACTGTTTCCCTAAACCCTGCGATGACAGGAACCATATAAATCCACTCATTAAGCGGCACATGCCTTAATGTTTTTTCCAATCCCGCTTCTGCTCCCTCCAAGACGGTCGTTCCATTTGCCGGGTGGGAGACGGGGAACCGTAGTTCTGTACCACCGTGAGGGACATACTTCCTTGCTTTCTGGCTTGCTGTTTCTTCATTGCCCCCAGTCCTTTCTCTTGCGCTGTGGGAACAGAAATACCGTCCACAAAATTCTAATTTTAGATCAAatcttctttccttccttctttcttcaCCTTAAGAAGCTTGATAAGACCCATGACTCATCTTGGAGAGTGACCAGAGAGCTCTGCGGCCATGTCAATAACAGGTatgttggaggaggaggacaaagcTGAGCTATAAACCATACTGCTCGGAGGGCCGGACTCGAGCAAGCCAGCTCACTCCATAAATTCCTCTCCTCCACGCGTCGTTGCTGCTCTCCCCTTCTGCACACAGAGCTCGTAAAGGAAGGTTTGGCAGGTGCTGTACCTTCAGAGTAGGAATGTCgcgaaaaacacagaaaaacttcTTTTCTTATGCCTGATGCCCCTGAGGAACATTACTTAAGCAGATACGAAATGCCGGTGCTAGTGACACAGTTTGCTCTCGGTCGCGGTCCTTCGCCTTCGGGAAACATTGTTAAAGAGCCAGGCTCTAGAGAAAACATTTCGCCTGCAAATGACAAGGCAAGTAACAGCTCTTTATATGTAACCAGGCCAAAGATTTTCTTTTACAAGGATGGAACAGTGACTCGGGTGATTGCGAAGCAGAAGGACTTTGGAAAGAATGAGGGCTTCATCTGGCCGGGGGAAGGACAGTATGACTAAGGACGCATTGCGGAGCGGAAGGGCAGTGCGGACGGTcggacagagacagagatgtAGGCAAACCTAATCTGAACTTCACTAAGTGGAAGCTGTGACCCCCTCCCCGCACCTGAGCCTGCATCATCAGGACCTTCGTGGGGCACGTGGAGGGTGGACCGTGCTAGGTCTGCATCTTGATCTTGGGGGACTCGTGTCAATGGCGTCTTTATTATTTTTGGGAGAACCTTCTCTTACTTCCTTCCTCTGCTCCGAGGCCTTcttcctgcagctgcaccaGGGGTTGCTGTGGCTTCTACTCCAGGGTGGGGTAGGACTGTGCAGCCCTATTGTGACAATCCCACACACGAGGCCAGACCCAAGACCACCCTGGACGTCTGTCTCTGCCTCTATCTGCGATGATTCAGTGCAGCTGCTAGCAGATGACACAGGAAAACGATCCGACACTTCATCGCAGCACGTCGTGGACGTCCAGCACGAAGCTCCGCAGCGCTGTAATGTTTCCAGGAGCAGCAGACAAGATTTCCACATGGAAGGAGAGGGAACAGCCAGAGCAgcggttttatttattttctccaaccGGCAGAAAGCCGGAACAAAACATGTTCTATCCCAAGGGCTGCTTGTCCTTCTGCCTTAATGCCGCCGTATATTTTTTCAAGGCCGAGGGCAACTGCCACGGAACTGACAGCAGCCATGTGGAGCGTGGACTCGTTTTGCGAATTTAAACTATTAAAAGAGACAAAACGAGGCAAATTAGATATGTGCGCAAAACCCCAaatctttcaaaacaaaaaaaaagatccaaGATCAAAGATGAAACCTAAACGCAGGCTTACAGGGAGCCCATGCGGGCCACAGATTTCCGATCACGGAAAACAActtttttgtcatatttgctGTGGGGTCGAGATATATCAAAGGTTTTGATGCAGAGAAGGATATTCGGTTTCTCTCAGATTCACGCCAGTAGTGTTCTTGGCTTTGTGAGAATAACTT
Protein-coding sequences here:
- the foxd7 gene encoding forkhead box D7, translating into MTLDGESNEELHIDVVGDGMKDSRIMSHLLPLPLPLEDTGIGSRPSGTAIPEAKPGKEDEREGSGAACEQQQQQQQQEQAAPVKPPYSYIALITMAILQSPEKRLTLSEICHFISRRFAYYRDKFPAWQNSIRHNLSLNDCFVKIPREPGNPGKGNYWTLDPNSADMFENGSFLRRRKRFKRQQLASLRKGPRVVMERGEMCSPSYASYALGGGCFPLPGLDVYGPGSPHYAPVAPVSSILPALSTLFSRTALVSKALLPSHSLLFESPAAPSLSSSLEMSSQLVSPRVLGAPRYQTAQSTRSGQVAGSAQASAASLSRLSCCLVSGNK